A window of Ruminiclostridium herbifermentans genomic DNA:
TCATTAAAAGCCAACCTACCTTTCATCTCTTTTATGACAAACTGTATTACAGCAGCTTTATTACTGTATCAGTGGTTAATTTTTGCTTCAGCTTCTGTTTTAACTCTCCAAGGAGACGGTCAATATCCTCATCATTTCGTATAATCCAAGTCTCCTCAAAGAGTTCATTTACAGTAACATTAATGGTTCTGCTGGTTTTATAGTTGCTGTTTGGCGACTTATCATCTTCACCAATGGTCGAGGTACCAGAATAAGTTCCTCCAACCGAAGCATTTCTTTTCTTGTATTCAGCATTTATCTTTTCTATCAAGCGGATTTTTAGCCTATCACTTTCCGTCTTCATAGCTATTGCTTCATACATATTGTTTGCGTGGTCAATTCTATAGAGCAGGTTCTCAAACTCTTTTTTAGATTCTGCCCTTAATTGCTCACTTGCTGAAAGCTCATCCAGTTCTTTTATAACTTTTGAGTAGTCATTTTCAATTATTTTCTTAACAGGCTCACATTCCTTCTCAAGCAGCACTCCAAACTCCACCCTGAATTTTTCTACCAAATCAGGGAGCTTTATGATCTGCGAATATGGCATCGGTGACTCAACAATGCTTTCAATCTCCTTAATAATACCAACCGCAATGGTACTATCGGTAAAATAGGTGCGGTTTGCTTCAAATAATGAAAGCATTTTCAGTGCCTTATCAAATATTTCTCTCTGGTTGCCCGCAAAAAATTTTTTTATATCAGAGGCTTTTTCCTCGTAGTCTAATAAATCATCGGACACTTCAGCCATTCTGCTGAAAAATTCTGTTGAATCTTTTATTTTCAGTATTTCAGAGAATATTTTTTTACCATCTTCAAGAACTTGCTTGCCTGGATAAGATGCTACCTTATACTCACCAAGAAGGTCTACGATTGTATCATGTTCACCCTGGCAAAGCTCTTTAAAGCTTACCATAAGGCCGTCTTCATCGCTTGGTAGGGCTGTACGGTTAAACAACTCTTTTGCTAGGGTTTTTACATTGTTGAGTAAGCTTGAAGATACCCTTGTCCTGATTTTTACCAAAACCCTTTCCACGAAATCACGTTTAGTAAGGTAGTTTATTATCTGGGGATTAGAAGCTTCTATATATTCGCTGCCATAAATGAGCCGAATTTCCTGTTCACGTAGGAGCTCGGCTATTAGTCCTTGAATATCAAGCTCTCGGTAACCATAAGGAGCCTTACTATAAAGGTCAAGTATAGTCTTTACTGTAGTAGGAATATTCCGCTCACTGTTTCTCGTAAGAAATGCAGTTAACTCTTCTATTGCCAGCTTATTTGGATTTTCACCATCTGGCATATTGGATAGCCTCATCTGACGGTTATCCTTCATAAGAAGCCCAGCTAGTTCAGATGTTGTATCGATAAACTTTTTGATATATCCAAGTTTTGTATATATTCCTTCTACCAGTACTTTAAAGCCTTCAGAAATTCTCTCTTGCACACTCTTCTCACGAATATCTAATTTGTTGCCCAAAGCGTACATATCAGCTTTTTTCAGTGCATCAATGAGTTGTTCACGGCTTCTTTCTCTTCTTGTTCTGATTTCAGCAGTTTTGCTTGCTTTGATAAGCTCAACTTCCTCGGTAGCAAGCACACCGCTTTTACGGCGTAAGAAAGCGTCTATCTTCATTGCTCGTTCCATTTCTTCAATAAAACTTGTATCATCTGGCAACTTGATGACAAGAGCATTGCCATGGTAGGAAAGAAGTTTAAGCCCTGTATCTGTTGTATCTCCACTATAATACGGAGTGAGTATCCTTAAAGTAAGTTCCTCTTTTTGGTTTCCACGAGGCCTGTCGTCTATAATTTGGTTAAAGCCAAAATCATACCGTGAATATTTATACTTACGATCAGGGTATATGCCAGCAAAGATCTCGTCACCGATTTTGTCAATCAATTCTCCAGAATCAATAGAGATATTTTGAATTTCTTTATTTATATCCTGTTCTTCATTGGTCAGGAAGATATATCTATCCCCATTTTTTTGTATTAATGTCTGTTTTTCAAGACGGCGGAGACTAGCATCAATTTTCTTTTTAAGAACCAACTTGTCTTCATCTACAAATGAAAGCATTACTGCAGATAGATTGTCAATATTGGCTGGAAGCTCCTTGACATACTTAAGCATGAATAAGACCTTAAGTACATCAATATCAAAAGGTTTTTCTAAATTATCATTCCTTTCAGCCCTGTCTATAACAATTTTGATATTATGGTCTAGGAACTTGTCGATAGTATCATAAAAGGCCTGAAGCGGAATAAGCGTACCTAACTCCTTATCAAGATACTTTATTGCTGACTCTTGGAAGCCGCTCAAAAGGCTTCTTTCACCTTCACTTAAATGCTTTCCGCTTGCACCATGTAGCCTGATTCCGTTGAAAATAGACTGCACCAAGTGGAACTGATATGGTACAAAAGGATAAACAGCTGCAAAATCCATAGAATTTTTATAAATCTTCATCTCCGCAGCATCAGCAGAGAATGAAAGCTGATTTTTCAAAATTGCTTCCTTATCACTAAAGTAAAGCTCCAGTGTTTCACGAGCAGCTGTTTTTTTATCCAACAGCCTGCGTTTAATTACTTCGTCAACATTAGCACTGGAAAGTGAAAGCCTAGTATCAAATCTTCCAAGAATCTTTGAGAATTGGTCACTTTTTACCTTTACAATACTATCAATATCCTGCTGGGAAGTACAAATTACCCATGCTTTACCACCGCACTGTGTTCCCAAAGCTTCTACTACAGTCTGCAGGTTAAGAAGCAGATCTGTATTATCACCAATATATTGTCCTATTTCATCACATAGGAAAACAAGATGGTAATTTCTTGGCTTACTTTCGATATATTCACGCACTCTTTGAGCAAATTTTTCTACGGAAAGGTTATAAGTGGACTCACACTTCTCATACCAGTTACGAGCTGATTCAACACTCATTTTTGTTGTATCGGCAAGTGCCTGAACAATGTTGTCACCCTCAAAATAGAAGTCATTTCGAGCATCTTCCCAATCCTGACCTGACAATTCAAGGAACTTGTTTTTGAAGGCTTCATATGTACCTTCCTTGCTCATTTGATATTCAATTTCGGCAACCCAAGGCATACTTCCACAAAAGCCCTGCATTTCATTGAATACCTTCATAAAAACCTTGACGATTGCGTCCTTATTTAGTTTTGAGTCAGAATCCGCTTTATAATCGATATTAAATAAAATTACATCGCTGCTAATATCACCAGCCAGCTTCATGTTTGCAAGCAGAGCAGGGTTATCTATCTTCCCGTCGAAAAATGAAACAGCCTTTTTCCCTTTTACCTCAACGTTTTTTAGCAGATATGAAAGAATTTTCAAGAAGTGGGATTTACCGCTTCCAAAGAAGCCTGAAATCCAACAACCCATTTTATCAGTACGGCCATTTATACTTTTTATATATGCACTAAAAAAGGTATCAAGGTGCTTGTAAAGCTCACGTGTAACTACATATTCTTCGAGGTCATTGTATATTATCTCCTCCTCACGCTGATCAACCTTGATAACTCCTTGAATCTCTCTGGTAATGTCTTTTTCAAACATATTCCTGATCAACATCTTCAAATCCACCTTACCTTTCTATTAGCCTGAAAGCTCTATAATAATTATCATCTTTAATTTCATCAAACAGCTTCAGCGATAAACCGTCATAGGTACCTGGAAAAAACATTACCAGCGGTACATTAATAGCCGAATGGAGGTTGTTTAATATGGTATGGGACCTAATAAACGGATACGCTTTACCCACTCCAACTAGGAATACAATATTACCGTCATTCACATTACTCTTTATGGTTTCAATAATCAAATCATTTGGCATAGTAAGACGAAGGGTTTTCTTAATAGGATTAACTATTGCATCCGAACCTTTTGCCTCTTCCATTTGGAATACTTTTTCTAAATAGCCCTTATCCTTCAGGATATTAAGCATAATCTTATATAAATCAAACACTTTAATTTCTGGCATTTCTTTTACAAGAAAGTCCACATGAGCCCGAACAATATGCTCGTCCTTGGGATCATAATCAAATATGTGAAAATTAATTTCATTTCCAGTTCCTCGGTTTTCACGAAACTGCTTCTTTGATATTTCAGGCAGTATCTTATCCAGTCTTTCATAAATAGTCATGTGTTCACCTTCTTTCATTATTCGAGGCACATAGCCTTCCTATACAGTTCAGAGAATAACCCACAGACTTCCTTTTCTATTAGCGGAGGTGTTATCTCGAGATAGGAATTGTTCATCTTTGCAAACCCTGCCTCTAGCAAAGCCTTTTTATAAGCATTCCGCAGCTGTCGGAGATTGTTATCCTTCCATTTTGCTACTATGTTGCTTGTTTCAGCTTTTCTTTGAAAGAAAAGCATAAAGTCCGAATCGTATATCAAGTGTTCTCCAGCATAATGCCTATCGGAATATACTTCTTTAAAAAACTCAAAAAATAACAAATCGACATTCAATAATGCATATAACGCTACTGCCTTTGCAGTATCTATACTGCCGTTAGCCAAAACATTCAGCAGTTCAGGTGATAAAGATTTCAAACGAGTCAATATTTTTGTAGCAAGATCTCTTTTCCTTCGTTCTTTAACTACTTGGAAAATATTTTCCATTTCAGATTTCCTTATTATATCTTTATCATCAAAGCTATTAACCTTTAGTGATGCTGCTTTCCTCATTTCATTGAAGAGCAATGGCATTTCTTTTAGTGTAGAACTGTACCTTAACATATGCTCCTCCAATCTTCAATCTTTTCTATCTAAAATTTTCGACACAACCTCAAGTCGCTTTTTTCCGCATTGTTGACGAAGTACAGTTGTAAATTCTCCAGATGTATTGGTAAATACTTTGGTTTCATTGTTTTCTACTATTCTTTTAATACTATCAATCATTTCATTTTCAAGAATTTCACTACACCAATACTTATCAATTACTCTTGACAAAGCTTCTGCAAGCTCACGCTGGTTTTTATAAAAACTTTTGATTTCCATTTAGTCACCTGCTTACCTTTTATCATTTTTATATTGTTTTCTTATTATATCATTATCATTTTTATACTACAACATTAAATGTAATTTTTTGTAAGTCTTTAATTACGACCCACTCCACTGTTTATCATGCTTGTGAGTAAAAATAGACTTTACATCCCATCATTGCTAATATGAAGACATAAAATAATATCACATTACAAAGGAGCGATATATATTGCCTTATATGTATGCTACAATTCGTGATTTTCGATCGTTGATCGTTTACCAAAGGGCCAAAGAAATGGCTAATGATATATGCGAACTATCGAAAAAATTCCCACCGTCAGAGAGACCTGCTATAACTTTTAAGCGGTTCAGGTTGTTTAATACGCTCTCAGCATATTCCATTGTAGGATATCTGAAAATACTGTTGATTTCAGTGCTGAAGCTTGTGTACCACCATTTCAGTTGTTTATCATCGTCAGCTAGTATAAATATACTGTTACTATCAACAAATCTACCAAACTGATTTTTAATTACATAACATTTTTTCTCTGGAACTAACATTGATTTAACTTTAATATGATGAGACATTTTTGCTCTGTAGTTGTCACTCTCTAGCTTTAACAAAGCTAATTCAGCCCTTTCCTGACTATTATAGCTACGTTCCATTTTAGGATAACAGGAATATGTATACTCGTATTTGCTTATGCGTTTTATGCTATCTGCATGTACATGTTGGTTATTTTCGTCAACAATAAAAAGTCTGATTGAGTATCCTAAGTTCCCATAACTCTATATTTGCTTTCACGTAAATTATATTGGGTTTTTACTGTACTTAGATATCCATCGGTACAATTTAAAAATGGAATCATATGTAATCTATCCATATTTACTTTTGGATTCTTACCAGAAGTTGACCCAAGCCGTAATAAATCATTCCATCAAAATGCAGTACTCCAACCTGCAATAAATGCTCTTTACCCTTTATATCCATTATCAATTTCATTGCACAACCAAAATTTTCTATTGTATGTACTGATGAACAATATGATAAATGGGTTGCAAGTAAACAAATACTCAATTTAGATAATCAAAGTAAGATTGTTGTAATAAATAAGGTTAAGAAGGATAAATTGTAAACTTCTATCAAGGGCGGTTACTATCTCAGCACATTGTTAGGTACTAACCGCTTGCTAAACAAAAAACGCCCTCCGTTTCTGGAAGGCGTATAGTATAGGACTATATCAACTAATTTTTTCACTTTGTTCTTTTCTGAATAGTTCATCAATATTATTTACTCTTACTTTTATTGTATTATCAATATTATTAATCTTATCTGCTCTTGCAGTACCATAAACATCAAAATCCCAATGTCCTTTAATAAGTCTTATTTTAACGCTTTGTCCTTTATATTTATCTGGTCTATTTATGTCAATGCATTGATATATAACATTATGTGGTATAACAGCAATCTTACTTTTATTAAGTGCATGTCTTCCACAAACAAAGACAAAATATAAATTTCTACTATTTGTTTTAAGTGTTTTTATTTCATCAATTTGACTTTTCGTAAATGGAAAGTTCCATATGCTACTACCCCTTGAATCACTCTCACTGGAAGGACTTTCACTACATTTTACATATACTCTAAAATCTCCTTTGTCTGTTGTAAAATCATATATTTTTCTATTTATATCAACTCGTTCATCGAAGAGAGCAGGAACAATTCCATTATTTAATAAATATGATAAAAAAGCTCCACAATAAAAATCTTCTCTTGTAATATTCATTATCAGTTACCCCTAAAGTTTTATACAACCCATACTTTTCTCTAACTCTTCTTTACGAGAATCTTCTCCATACTCTATCTTATAAAGTAAATCTGAAATCATTTCTTTTAATTGACCAATATGTGTTGAAAGATAGCCATCCATTTGTGCATTTGTCAAGTCATAAACCCTACCATTTTCTAACTGTTGAAGTTTATTATTGATGTTTTGAATTTCAATAGAAAACCTTTTTGAAATGTCAATCTTTTTCTCACACATAGTAATTCCTCCAAATAAAAATTAAGCTTTTCCCGCTTCCCACTTTTTACCACACTTTAAACAAGTTATCATTACTTTTTTACTTCCCAACATTCCACCTAATAAACCAACGGAACCAAGCAATAATCCCCCTGCTGCTGCTTTACCTAATCCAAATCCTTTATTTCCAGCTGCTATTTGTGTTGATCCGCATTTAGGACATTTAATTTCATCAGCCATTTCAATATACCTCCTACATTAACATTTTCTTTTATTTTACAACCAATGTATGGAAATATCAATAATAAATGTAAAAAATAGAAGGAAAGTTGTCAGATGTTGAGTCCTTATAACTAAGTAATAGGTTCTCGCTTACGAAAGCGTAAACTACATTAGTTTTCCCCTTTAAAGGGGAGCAGAAATCAAACTCAATCACATTGGAAGGACTGAGTTTAGAAGTGAATTTAACACCTTTCTAAATTTCCATATAAATTAATCAAATACAGACTATCTGAACCTCAAATTAGAGTTTCAGGTATAAGGGGTATAGGGTATATTATTTGAACGGTTTAAAGTGTGTTTTAGGGTTGATTATAAGAGAAAAAAGAACCTTTTCGATTTTATCGGCAAGGCTCTTAATTGGATACGGTTATTTGGCTCTTTGTTACTTTTTAAACATATTCTTCTTCGTTTGACTCTTTGGTGCAATCTCGTCAATTATAATTGCTATATCCTTAGTATTAGCATTATAGTACGTATTTAACTCCTTGAGTGTACTATGTCCTGTGAGTTTTTAAAGTAGGAGAGCATTTGTATTATTATTTACAGCATTAGTTATAAATGTGTGCCTATATTTGTGAATTCCTGTCTGTAGCACTCCCCTAGACCTATTATATTTTTTTAATTCCTTATTGATTGTACTAGTGCTTAACCTATTGTTATATACTGTACAAAACAAATACTCATCAGGGTTGTCAAATTTTCTGATACTTAAATATTCTTCAAGTACTTCATATAGTGAACTAGATACTGGAATATACCTTTTTGTTTTTTGTATGATTTAAAGCTATTACTCTGTTGACCATATCAACATTCATAACCTTGAGATTAATTAATTCTGTACGCCTAATAGCTGTACTGGCAAATACCCAAACTATACACCAATTGCGTATTGATACAAAATCCTTCTGTTTAGGTGGTTTTAACAATAGATTCATTTCTTGTTCAGTATAGATATCCTTGAATGTCTTTTGAACTTTTAATTCAATTATTTCGACTTTTGGTAAATACCCTTTACTATGTCCATAATTAAAAATAGGAGACAATTTTCGAATATATGAGTTAATTGTAGTATCTTTAAAACCGTTCTTTTTTAAGTAAAGAATATACATGTTAACAGTGACTGAATTAATAGGACTATCTCCATTAAACTCGTTAAAATACTTTAATGCATATTTGTATCCCTTAATCGTAATTTCAGATGTACCTCGTATAGTACATAAATTATAGTATTTTTCAGCTACTTCACCCAAACTTTTTTCTTTACTTTTTTGTGTCCGAAATGCTTGTTTACCATATGTTTTCCCCTTTAGCATAATTACTCTTCCCTTCCTTATTATTTTTGACGTGTCTACATCATACACACGTTAAAAACCATCAAAAAATGGTAAAAAAAGTGTGTACAATATACTATTTTTATAGCAACATCATACACACTTTTATTATTTATTTTATTTAAATTAAATACTCAGACCCTTTATTACAGCGTTTCGGCATCACTATTGTACCTGGCTTGCTGCATAGTCGCCCTGCTCACCTACGTTCCCATTGCTCCTTGCGCTGCGCAATAAACGCCTCGCTTCTTCTGCCTTTGTGCAGCGCTTGGCGTTTACTCCCACTCAATAGTTGAAGGTGGCTTACTGGTGATATCATACACTACTCTGTTTATGTTTTTGCACTCGTTGACAATGCGGTTTGAGATTTTTTCCAGCAAGTCATATGGAATTCTCGCCCAGTCAGCTGTCATGAAGTCAGTTGTTGTTACTGCGCGAAGTGCTAATGTATAGTCATAAGTTCTTTCATCGCCCATAACACCAACGCTCCTCATGTTTGTAAGTACTGTGAAGTATTGATTTATGTCTCTTGATATACCTGCTGCCTTTATTTCCTCACGGAAGATGTAGTCTGTATCTCTAAGTAAATCAAGCTTTTCCTTTGTCAAATCGCCAATAACTCTGATAGCAAGTCCTGGACCTGGGAATGGCTGTCTCCAAACTAAATCCTCTGGTATTCCAAGCTCTTCTCCAGCTTTTCTTACTTCATCCTTAAATAGATTTCTTAATGGCTCAATAATTTCCTTAAAATCAACATAGTCAGGAAGTCCGCCTACATTGTGATGGCTCTTTATTACAGCTGCATCACCGTGTCCGCTTTCTATAACATCAGGATAAATTGTTCCCTGAACTAAGAAGTCCACAGTTCCAATTTTCTTTGCTTCTTCCTCGAAAACTCTTATAAATTCTTCACCAATAATCTTTCTCTTTCTTTCTGGATCAGATACTCCAGCAAGCTTTGCTAAAAATCTATCTTCGCAATTTACACGAATCAAATTAATATCAAACTGCTTTCTGAATATATTTTCAACCTCGTCGCCTTCATTCTTTCTTAAAAGACCATGGTCAACAAATATACATGTAAGCTGCTTTCCTACTGCCTTGCTTATAAGTACAGCTGCTACAGATGAATCAACACCGCCTGATAATGCACAAAGTACCTTTTTGTCTCCAACCTTTTCCTTTATTGCCTTAATAGAATTCTCAACAAATGCAGACATCTTCCAGTCACCCTTGCAGCCACAAATGCTGTACAGGAAGTTTCGTAGCATTTCCTTTCCCTTTGGTGTATGCATAACTTCAGGGTGGAATTGAACTGCATAAAATTTCTTTTCTTCATTCTGCATTGCTGCTGTTGGACAGTTTGCTGAAGTTGCAGTAACCTTAAAGCCCTCTGGTGCATTATCAACATAATATGTGTGGCTCATCCAGCAAGTAGTATTTTCATCAACATCCTTGAAGAATGGCTGTGATTTATCGACATTAATATCAACTTTACCATATTCTCTCTGGGTTGCTGCTGCAACACTTCCGCCAAGCATAACACTCATTAATTGCATACCATAGCAAATTCCAAGTACAGGAACTCCTAATTCAAAAACACCTGGGTCACATTTTGGTGCACCCTCATCTAATACAGAAGCAGGCCCACCGGTAAAAATAATTCCTTTAGGATTGTATGACTTTATACGTTCTATTGAAGCACTGTATGGAATAACCTCACAGTAAACGTTTGCTTCTCTGACACGGCGAGCAATCAATTGATTATATTGACCGCCGAAATCAATTACCAAAACCATTTCATTGTTCAACTTTCACAGCTCCTCTTTGTAAATATTAATTTTATTATAATTGTAAAATAAAAGAATATGTACACTCTTTTACATAAAACAACATTTGAATAAGTCTTCAATATATTATAACGAATTTTATTAATTGTGCATAGCATAAAGATGTGTTTTTTTATTAATCTACTTACCCACACACCCACACAAAAACTATCTGCGCTGAAACTTTACAAAAACAAAAGAAGCTACTCAGTTACGAGAACTTTTTAAGAAAATTGAAAAATTCATATATAACAAAGAAGAGTATAAAAAATTGCCTCAACCCAAAATTGGCTACGCTTAAATACAGTTGACATCGGCTTTTAAAAATATCTCTTCCCCACAAAGTTTTTAAGATTTATTTAGTGGAATACCCACCCATTCCCCTCTCACCATTCAAATAATTAAAGCGCTTTCCCTGAAAACTCCCAATCTCAGTCATTTTCATTTCAATTGCATCTTGAATTTTCCACCAGCTAGTACTCCAGTTACAAAAAACCGTTCTATCAGCTGGAGCTCGTCCAATTAATCTTTGAATAACAATATCAGGATTGAGATGCTCCAAAAAGGCTATTGTTCTATCAACAAATTCATCCATAGTTATAGGCAAAGCTTCTCCTCGCAAATACTGTTTTTCAAGTTCTGTGTCCTTCAATATAAATAGGGAATGGCACTTAACCTGCGAAACACCAAGGGCAGAGAGAATTTTAGCACCTTCAACTACATCGTCTATATTTTCCATTGGCAAATCAGTTATGTAATGGGCGCACACCTCAAGCTGATATTTCTTTATTCTAGTCACCGCATCAATAAATTCAGCCAAAGTATGCCCTCTATTAAGCTTTTTTAAGGTATGATAGTTAACGGTCTGCAAACCAAGTTCAATAACAATATCTATAACCTTCTCACCTTTAAGCTTTGCCAAAAATTCCATATACCTGTCAGAAATACAATCAGGTCTGGTAGAAATATAAATAGCTACAATGTCATCAGCGCAAGCTTCTTCGATATTTTTAACAAACAATTCAAATGGTAAATATGTATTTGAATAATTTTGAAAATAAGCGATAAACTTTTGGCTTGAATAATTCTTTCCTATATATTTGGCGTTTTGCTTAAGCTGCTCTGAAACAGACATTTCACAAGAAAGGTTTTCAAAGCCTGCACCCTCTTCACCGCAAAAAATACAGCCAGCTTTGCTGATATTCCCATCTCTGTTTGGGCAAGTTACAGGAAGATTTAATGGAAGCTTGTATACCTTTGTACCATATTTATTTCGTAAATAATCAGAAAATTTATTGTATAGCAACACAATTACCTTCTCGTTTATATTTTTCGCTTACCAACTCATACACCTTGTTAATAGGCATACCAGTTTTCATTGCAATATTTTTACAATCCTCATACTCTGGAGCAAATTTCATTATATCATCACTGCTTGCCACCTTAACCCTAACAGCACCATATTGGGTATCTACTTTAACCAATTCCCTGTTCATACAATATCTCTGAGAATGGCTGATTCTAACACCCAATGTAGATGTCTCTTTAAAAATGATATCAGTGAACTTCTTCTCGTCACCACATTTAGCTAATACAGTAAGCACTACTGAAGGTCGGCTTTTTTTCATGTAAATAGGTGTATAATATACGTCTAACGCTCCGCTGTCAAAAAGTTTTTCCATTGTATAACCTAATATTTCAGGCGACATGTTATCTATATTGGTTTCAAGAATTGATATTTCATCATTAGGAATAGAATCATGCTCATAAAGCGTTCCAACCACTGCTCTTAATGCATTAAAACGACCAGTATCACGCTTTCCCATGCCATATCCTGTACGTTCTATTGATAATGGAGGCATTTTCCCAAAGCTTGAGCAGGTAACCTTCAAAATAGCCATTCCTGTTGGAGTTACCATCTCGCAGGGTACATCTTCAGTAACTAGTGGAATATTACTTTCACAAAGCATTTCCATAACAGCTGGTACTGGTACAGGCATCAGCCCATGGGCACATTTTACAAAACCTTTTCCATCATGAAGTTCTGAAGCATAGATTCTTTCCACACCAAGCATATCAATACATATGCAAGCGCCTATAATATCAACAATAGAATCTACTGCACCAACCTCATGAAAGTGTATTTCATTAATTCCCTTGCCATGAACCTTTGCCTCTGCTCTTGCTAGTTCTCTAAAAATCTTTGTGCTCATAGCTTTAACTCTAGGCTTCAAATCACTCATATTTATAATATTTTCAATATCCGCAAGGTTTCTCTCAGGCTGTGAGTGAGAGTGGTGAGAATGAGAGTGAGTTTGTCCGGAGCACTTCTCTATATGTGAGTGTGAATGAGTTTTTTCATGATGACAACCGTTGCTATTTTCATTATTATTTATAAACTGGTTTTCATATACCTTCTCATAGTCAATAAATTCTATAGCCTTATGATCTTCATTTTCATGACAATGCATATGACCTGATTCCTCATCATCGAGTATTACTACTACATCAGTACCAGAAATCCCATTTTTGACAACCTTCCTGATTTCTATTGAATATCCAGTTAGATTTAGTTTCTTAAGTTCATTAAGAAAAACGTCTTGCTCTAAGCCCAAATCAAGCAACGCACCTAAAGTCATATCACCACTAATTCCAGAAAAGCAGTCAAAATATAATACTCTCATTACATCCTCCATTTAAACAGTTGTTTCCATTAATCCTATTTCTATTTAAAGCTTCTATTTAAATTTTCTATTTAAAGCTTGTTTATATTACTCGCCAAATATCCTGCCCCAAAACCGTTGTCAATATTCACTACCCCAATTCCACTAGCGCAGCTATTTAGCATTGTCAAAAGTGCCGCCAAGCCGCCAAAGCTTGCTCCATAACCAACGCTTGTAGGAACTGCAATTACCGGCTTATCCACTAATCCACCAACAACACTTGCTAGTGCACCTTCCATACCAGCAACTACAATTATTACATTTGCCTCAGAAATAATATCCATTTTTGATAATAGTCTATGAATTCCAGCAACTCCTACATCATATATTCTAGTAACTCTATTGCCTAGCACCTCAGCCGTTACAGCTGCTTCCTCAGCCACAGGAATGTCAGAAGTTCCTGCAGTAATAACTGCAATTTGCTTCTCTGTAATAATAATTTCTTTTCTTTTGACAACAACAATCCTTGCATCCCGATGATATTCTGCATCAGAAGTCAATTGACATATTGCATCATATACCTCCTGAGAAGC
This region includes:
- the brxC gene encoding BREX system P-loop protein BrxC, encoding MLIRNMFEKDITREIQGVIKVDQREEEIIYNDLEEYVVTRELYKHLDTFFSAYIKSINGRTDKMGCWISGFFGSGKSHFLKILSYLLKNVEVKGKKAVSFFDGKIDNPALLANMKLAGDISSDVILFNIDYKADSDSKLNKDAIVKVFMKVFNEMQGFCGSMPWVAEIEYQMSKEGTYEAFKNKFLELSGQDWEDARNDFYFEGDNIVQALADTTKMSVESARNWYEKCESTYNLSVEKFAQRVREYIESKPRNYHLVFLCDEIGQYIGDNTDLLLNLQTVVEALGTQCGGKAWVICTSQQDIDSIVKVKSDQFSKILGRFDTRLSLSSANVDEVIKRRLLDKKTAARETLELYFSDKEAILKNQLSFSADAAEMKIYKNSMDFAAVYPFVPYQFHLVQSIFNGIRLHGASGKHLSEGERSLLSGFQESAIKYLDKELGTLIPLQAFYDTIDKFLDHNIKIVIDRAERNDNLEKPFDIDVLKVLFMLKYVKELPANIDNLSAVMLSFVDEDKLVLKKKIDASLRRLEKQTLIQKNGDRYIFLTNEEQDINKEIQNISIDSGELIDKIGDEIFAGIYPDRKYKYSRYDFGFNQIIDDRPRGNQKEELTLRILTPYYSGDTTDTGLKLLSYHGNALVIKLPDDTSFIEEMERAMKIDAFLRRKSGVLATEEVELIKASKTAEIRTRRERSREQLIDALKKADMYALGNKLDIREKSVQERISEGFKVLVEGIYTKLGYIKKFIDTTSELAGLLMKDNRQMRLSNMPDGENPNKLAIEELTAFLTRNSERNIPTTVKTILDLYSKAPYGYRELDIQGLIAELLREQEIRLIYGSEYIEASNPQIINYLTKRDFVERVLVKIRTRVSSSLLNNVKTLAKELFNRTALPSDEDGLMVSFKELCQGEHDTIVDLLGEYKVASYPGKQVLEDGKKIFSEILKIKDSTEFFSRMAEVSDDLLDYEEKASDIKKFFAGNQREIFDKALKMLSLFEANRTYFTDSTIAVGIIKEIESIVESPMPYSQIIKLPDLVEKFRVEFGVLLEKECEPVKKIIENDYSKVIKELDELSASEQLRAESKKEFENLLYRIDHANNMYEAIAMKTESDRLKIRLIEKINAEYKKRNASVGGTYSGTSTIGEDDKSPNSNYKTSRTINVTVNELFEETWIIRNDEDIDRLLGELKQKLKQKLTTDTVIKLL
- a CDS encoding DUF1788 domain-containing protein, with product MPRIMKEGEHMTIYERLDKILPEISKKQFRENRGTGNEINFHIFDYDPKDEHIVRAHVDFLVKEMPEIKVFDLYKIMLNILKDKGYLEKVFQMEEAKGSDAIVNPIKKTLRLTMPNDLIIETIKSNVNDGNIVFLVGVGKAYPFIRSHTILNNLHSAINVPLVMFFPGTYDGLSLKLFDEIKDDNYYRAFRLIER
- a CDS encoding DUF1819 family protein produces the protein MLRYSSTLKEMPLLFNEMRKAASLKVNSFDDKDIIRKSEMENIFQVVKERRKRDLATKILTRLKSLSPELLNVLANGSIDTAKAVALYALLNVDLLFFEFFKEVYSDRHYAGEHLIYDSDFMLFFQRKAETSNIVAKWKDNNLRQLRNAYKKALLEAGFAKMNNSYLEITPPLIEKEVCGLFSELYRKAMCLE
- a CDS encoding TIGR04540 family protein, whose amino-acid sequence is MEIKSFYKNQRELAEALSRVIDKYWCSEILENEMIDSIKRIVENNETKVFTNTSGEFTTVLRQQCGKKRLEVVSKILDRKD